One window of Marinomonas primoryensis genomic DNA carries:
- the pheS gene encoding phenylalanine--tRNA ligase subunit alpha yields the protein MENLKQILADALSAVAASESESALDDVRVHYLGKKGALTTLLKQLGSVSAEDRPKFGQLVNEAKGQVQEKITERKTALAKAALNAKLATETIDVSLSGKGQEVGGLHPVTRTMERIETFFRGIGFDVAEGPEIEDDYHNFEALNIPAHHPARAMQDTFYFNPTTVLRTHTSPVQVRTMETTQPPIRIICPGRVYRCDSDQTHTPMFHQVEGLLIDENISFADLKGILQQFLNVFFEDDLKVRFRPSYFPFTEPSIEVDIMRTNSKGEESWLEVLGCGMVHPKVLEMSGIDSEKYTGFAFGMGVERFAMLRYKVEDLRMFFENDLRFLKQFK from the coding sequence ATGGAGAACCTAAAGCAGATTCTTGCTGATGCGCTTAGCGCAGTGGCTGCGTCTGAGAGTGAGTCCGCTCTGGATGATGTGCGTGTGCATTATTTAGGAAAGAAGGGCGCTCTGACCACTTTGTTGAAACAGCTTGGTAGTGTTTCAGCAGAGGATAGACCAAAATTTGGTCAGCTGGTGAATGAAGCCAAAGGGCAAGTTCAAGAAAAAATCACCGAACGCAAAACAGCGCTAGCGAAGGCCGCTTTGAATGCCAAGCTGGCGACTGAGACTATCGATGTCTCTCTATCGGGTAAGGGTCAAGAAGTGGGTGGTTTGCATCCCGTGACTCGTACGATGGAGCGTATTGAAACCTTTTTCCGGGGTATTGGTTTTGATGTGGCTGAAGGGCCAGAAATCGAAGACGATTATCACAATTTTGAAGCCTTGAATATTCCTGCGCATCATCCGGCGCGCGCTATGCAAGATACTTTTTACTTCAATCCAACGACAGTATTAAGAACGCATACATCACCTGTTCAAGTGCGCACAATGGAAACGACCCAGCCACCCATTAGAATTATCTGTCCAGGCCGTGTTTATCGTTGTGATTCAGATCAAACGCATACACCAATGTTTCATCAAGTTGAAGGTTTGTTGATTGACGAAAATATTTCTTTCGCTGATCTAAAAGGTATCCTGCAGCAGTTTTTGAATGTCTTCTTTGAAGATGATTTGAAAGTGCGCTTCCGTCCTAGTTATTTCCCATTTACTGAACCTTCTATTGAAGTGGATATCATGCGCACCAACAGTAAAGGTGAAGAGTCTTGGCTAGAGGTCTTAGGGTGCGGCATGGTTCATCCTAAAGTACTAGAAATGTCGGGTATCGACTCAGAGAAATACACGGGCTTTGCTTTTGGTATGGGGGTCGAACGATTTGCTATGTTGCGATACAAAGTAGAAGACTTGCGTATGTTCTTCGAGAACGATTTACGTTTTCTTAAGCAGTTCAAGTAA
- the pheT gene encoding phenylalanine--tRNA ligase subunit beta, with protein MKVSENWLREWVNPSISSDDLVAQITLAGLEVDEVLPVASAFSGVVVGEIISAEPHPNADKLQVCQVSDGIEAFQVVCGAPNARAGIKIPFAKIGAVLGADFKIKKAKLRQVESFGMLCSASELGLSDDHDGIMELPSSAKVGEDFRAFLGLDDQIIDVDLTPNRSDCLSVAGLAREVGVLNKTDVTPVNVIPAQVVIDDTFSVRVDAADACPRYLGRVVRGVDVSAQTPLWMVEKLRRSGIRSIDPIVDITNFVMLELGQPMHAFDLANLSGSVVVRMATAGEKITLLDGQDIALREDTLLIADEKAPLAIAGVMGGKGSGVNEETKDIFLESAFFTPLALAGKARSYGLHTDSSHRFERGVDATLQERAIERATALVVEIAGGQVGPITHAVNEASLPEAAVVTLRRKKLDQYLAMSIDKDLVTDILTRLGLDMIEVTDEAWLTKAPSHRFDIAIEADLIEEVARIYGYDNLPSSMPQAAVNFTPLSETKAQIQVLRSILVSQGYQEAVTYSFIDPVLSKQFLPEIEPVPLANPISADMGVMRPSLVPGLVRAYLHNQNRQQSRVRLFETGRRFIGSVDALDKLDQQQQISGLIAGSRDAEAWYHNSEKVDFYDLKAHVEALFALNDGGKPSYEPSNCVFLHPGRSADIFVEGKFVGVMGELHPQLSKELGVNQPLYVFDIALSAVLQASLPEYKAVSKFPEVRRDLALLVDRAVAVSELEKVILSSAGDALKSVLVFDVYQGQGIDETKKSVALGLTWQHPSHTLSDEEVSNSVEQTVAALFDQLGAVVRG; from the coding sequence ATGAAAGTTAGTGAAAATTGGTTAAGAGAGTGGGTCAACCCAAGCATTAGTAGTGATGATTTGGTGGCTCAAATCACTCTGGCTGGCCTTGAAGTGGATGAAGTTTTACCTGTTGCCTCTGCGTTTTCTGGTGTGGTGGTAGGTGAAATTATCAGCGCTGAGCCTCACCCAAATGCTGATAAGCTGCAAGTTTGTCAAGTGTCTGATGGTATAGAGGCTTTTCAAGTGGTTTGTGGCGCACCAAATGCGCGTGCCGGTATTAAAATCCCCTTTGCAAAAATTGGTGCCGTATTAGGTGCAGATTTCAAAATCAAAAAAGCCAAGCTTCGTCAAGTTGAGTCGTTTGGTATGTTGTGCTCTGCCTCTGAGTTGGGTTTGAGTGATGACCATGACGGTATTATGGAGTTGCCATCATCCGCTAAGGTTGGCGAAGATTTTCGTGCTTTTTTAGGGTTGGATGATCAGATTATTGATGTTGATTTAACGCCTAATCGCAGTGACTGTTTAAGCGTCGCTGGCTTGGCGCGTGAAGTGGGTGTTTTAAACAAGACTGATGTGACACCGGTTAACGTTATTCCGGCGCAAGTGGTTATTGATGATACTTTCTCTGTGCGAGTAGATGCGGCAGATGCTTGTCCTCGCTATTTGGGCCGAGTTGTACGTGGTGTCGATGTTAGCGCACAAACACCTCTTTGGATGGTTGAGAAGCTTCGTCGTAGTGGTATTCGTTCGATTGATCCTATTGTTGATATTACTAACTTCGTGATGCTTGAGCTGGGCCAGCCAATGCATGCGTTTGACTTGGCGAACTTGTCAGGGTCTGTGGTTGTGCGAATGGCAACGGCAGGAGAGAAGATCACTTTGCTTGATGGGCAAGATATTGCTCTTCGTGAAGATACCTTATTGATTGCTGATGAGAAAGCGCCATTGGCCATTGCCGGCGTAATGGGCGGCAAAGGCTCTGGCGTTAATGAGGAAACGAAAGACATCTTTTTAGAAAGTGCTTTCTTTACGCCGCTTGCTTTGGCGGGTAAAGCGCGTTCCTATGGATTGCACACAGATTCGTCACATCGTTTTGAGCGTGGTGTGGACGCTACCTTACAAGAAAGAGCCATAGAGCGTGCGACAGCTCTGGTTGTTGAAATTGCAGGCGGTCAGGTTGGCCCTATTACTCATGCGGTAAACGAAGCGTCATTGCCGGAAGCGGCAGTGGTGACTTTGCGTCGTAAGAAGCTTGATCAATATTTGGCTATGTCAATTGATAAAGACCTTGTGACGGATATTCTGACTCGTCTTGGTTTGGATATGATTGAGGTAACGGATGAGGCTTGGCTGACCAAAGCGCCATCTCATCGTTTTGATATTGCTATTGAAGCGGACTTGATCGAGGAAGTGGCGCGGATTTATGGCTATGATAATCTTCCGTCTTCTATGCCTCAGGCGGCGGTGAATTTTACACCTTTGTCTGAGACGAAAGCTCAAATTCAAGTACTGCGATCAATTCTAGTGTCTCAGGGTTATCAGGAAGCGGTGACATACAGCTTTATTGACCCAGTTTTAAGCAAGCAATTTTTGCCTGAGATAGAGCCTGTGCCACTGGCGAATCCGATTTCTGCTGATATGGGCGTTATGCGTCCTAGTTTGGTACCGGGGTTGGTAAGAGCGTATCTTCATAATCAAAATCGTCAGCAGTCTCGTGTACGTTTGTTTGAGACAGGGCGTCGTTTCATTGGTTCTGTTGATGCCTTAGATAAGTTAGATCAGCAGCAGCAAATTTCTGGTTTGATCGCTGGATCTCGTGATGCTGAAGCTTGGTATCATAATAGTGAGAAGGTTGATTTTTATGACCTTAAGGCACACGTTGAAGCGTTGTTTGCGCTGAATGATGGTGGCAAGCCGAGTTACGAGCCGTCTAATTGCGTTTTTCTTCATCCGGGTCGTTCAGCTGATATTTTTGTTGAAGGCAAGTTTGTTGGTGTAATGGGTGAGCTGCATCCTCAGTTGTCTAAAGAGTTAGGGGTTAACCAGCCTTTGTATGTCTTTGATATTGCCTTGTCGGCCGTTCTGCAGGCTTCTTTGCCTGAATATAAAGCGGTTTCTAAATTCCCTGAAGTGCGTCGTGACTTGGCCTTGTTGGTTGATCGTGCTGTTGCTGTGAGTGAGTTAGAGAAAGTGATTTTGAGTTCTGCAGGTGATGCGCTTAAAAGTGTCTTGGTTTTTGATGTTTATCAGGGACAAGGTATTGATGAGACGAAAAAAAGTGTCGCTTTGGGCTTGACGTGGCAACATCCTTCACACACTCTTAGTGATGAAGAAGTGAGCAACTCTGTCGAGCAAACAGTAGCGGCGTTGTTTGATCAGTTGGGAGCCGTTGTAAGGGGGTAG
- a CDS encoding integration host factor subunit alpha, which produces MGSLTKADLAENLVDSIGLTKKDAKDLVEDFFDVVRNSLIERQQVKLSGFGNFEVREKSQRPGRNPKTGEEIPITARTVVTFRPGQKLKSKVEDYMQE; this is translated from the coding sequence ATGGGGTCGTTGACAAAAGCGGACCTTGCTGAAAATTTAGTGGATTCAATTGGTTTGACTAAAAAAGACGCAAAAGATCTGGTTGAAGATTTTTTTGATGTCGTACGTAATTCACTAATAGAGCGGCAGCAAGTTAAGTTATCTGGCTTTGGCAATTTTGAAGTGCGTGAAAAAAGTCAGCGCCCAGGTCGAAATCCCAAAACGGGGGAAGAAATCCCAATTACTGCGCGTACGGTAGTTACTTTTCGGCCAGGGCAAAAGCTTAAGTCAAAGGTAGAAGACTATATGCAAGAATAG
- the lipA gene encoding lipoyl synthase: MSDLKLIPTTLIHSEPTGSGKKFVNAKGITAIKNGIKASSKEIQERLRKPSWLRVKTTDSKVYNGTKKIVHEHKLSTVCEEAMCPNIGECWSSGTATIMLMGDTCTRACRFCAVNTGNPQGWLDKDEAKNTAESVRLMGLKYLVLTSVNRDDLDDGGAGHYASVVKRVKEENPNVAVEALTPDFQGVLSCIETVADSGIVVFAQNIETVKRLTYPVRDPRASYEQTLAVLKHAKEYKPEVLTKTSIMLGLGETEDEIIEAIDDLRAINCDILTFGQYLQPTPNHLSIERYVTPQEFEKYRQWGLDRGFVEVVSGALVRSSYRAEQVLMKNNVGLSSNNQ; this comes from the coding sequence ATGAGTGATCTTAAACTGATCCCGACTACCCTCATTCACTCCGAGCCAACTGGAAGTGGGAAAAAATTCGTTAACGCTAAAGGCATAACAGCGATTAAAAACGGTATCAAAGCGTCAAGCAAGGAAATCCAAGAGCGCCTTAGAAAACCGTCTTGGCTGCGAGTAAAAACCACCGATAGTAAAGTGTATAACGGTACTAAAAAAATCGTTCACGAGCATAAACTCAGTACCGTCTGTGAAGAAGCGATGTGCCCCAACATTGGTGAGTGCTGGAGTTCAGGAACCGCGACCATTATGCTCATGGGTGACACTTGTACTCGTGCTTGCCGTTTCTGTGCCGTTAACACCGGTAACCCACAAGGCTGGCTGGATAAGGATGAAGCTAAAAATACAGCGGAATCCGTCAGACTGATGGGACTGAAGTATCTCGTTCTCACTTCGGTAAACCGCGATGACTTAGATGATGGTGGCGCTGGCCACTACGCGAGTGTCGTCAAACGTGTTAAAGAAGAAAACCCGAATGTCGCCGTTGAAGCGTTGACACCGGATTTTCAAGGTGTTTTAAGCTGCATAGAGACGGTCGCAGACAGTGGCATCGTCGTGTTCGCCCAAAACATAGAAACGGTGAAGCGACTCACTTACCCAGTGAGGGATCCACGCGCCAGCTACGAACAAACCCTTGCGGTGTTAAAACACGCTAAAGAATACAAACCAGAGGTACTTACCAAAACGAGTATCATGCTTGGGCTAGGTGAGACAGAAGATGAAATCATCGAAGCGATCGACGATTTACGCGCAATAAATTGTGATATTTTGACGTTTGGTCAATACCTACAACCAACACCAAATCACTTATCTATTGAACGTTATGTTACACCACAAGAGTTTGAAAAATATCGCCAGTGGGGTCTTGATAGAGGGTTTGTCGAAGTGGTGTCGGGGGCTCTTGTTCGCTCTAGTTATCGCGCAGAACAAGTACTCATGAAAAACAATGTCGGCCTAAGTAGCAATAATCAATAG
- a CDS encoding protein adenylyltransferase SelO, which yields MIKRPPQKTASTISTLNDLATLVNYSLMDSLNCDPEATVNGHDHAPRQVFTGHYVPVTPTPIENPEYVAHSKNLFRELGFADSMAQSADFVRVFSGDIAFVPEPMRKVGWACGYALSIFGTEYVQQCPFQTGNGYGDGRAISVLEAVINSQRWEMQLKGGGRTPYCRGADGRAVLRSSVREFLAQEHMHALGVPTSRSLSLYVSKTEKVRRPWYSEGSHSRDPDTLVSDAVAISTRVAHSFIRVGQLELFGRRARKKEHPQAMEELEQIVLHLIDREYGDVIDQNLATSEKVVLLAREFRGRLTSLVANWIRVGYCQGNFNSDNCAAGGFTLDYGPFGFCDVFDPQYQPWTGGGHHFSFLNQPEAAERNFHTFCSALRPLLTAHQDCLIELDEIQSDFPKAIQTQMKKMWASKLGLATFNQGLFSELETLMVQTPVDYTIFFRQLSTVPDSICVLKKSFYKASDCEADLEGIYKRWEEWLTKWQTLVGIVGTTDATLTTHGVREELSQQMKLVNPKYSLREWFVVPAYQQAAAGNYSLLRELQEVMTQPYAEQSKDIEEKYYQLKPLQFFEVGGSSYYSCSS from the coding sequence GTGATAAAGCGACCGCCTCAGAAAACCGCCTCTACTATTTCGACGCTCAACGATCTTGCAACGTTGGTAAACTATTCGCTCATGGATTCCCTCAACTGCGACCCTGAAGCGACAGTAAATGGACATGACCACGCCCCACGACAAGTTTTCACGGGCCACTATGTTCCCGTCACTCCCACGCCAATCGAAAACCCAGAGTACGTCGCGCACAGCAAAAACCTGTTTCGCGAATTGGGCTTCGCCGACAGCATGGCACAGTCGGCCGACTTTGTTCGCGTGTTCTCCGGCGACATCGCATTCGTTCCAGAACCAATGCGCAAGGTCGGTTGGGCATGTGGCTACGCGCTTTCCATCTTTGGCACCGAGTACGTTCAACAGTGCCCGTTCCAAACCGGCAACGGGTACGGCGACGGCCGCGCCATTTCGGTGCTCGAAGCCGTTATCAACAGTCAGCGCTGGGAAATGCAGCTTAAGGGTGGCGGCCGCACGCCATACTGCCGTGGCGCGGACGGCCGGGCCGTTCTGCGGTCGAGTGTTCGGGAGTTTCTGGCGCAGGAGCACATGCACGCGCTTGGTGTGCCAACATCGCGTTCACTGAGTTTGTACGTTTCGAAAACAGAGAAGGTCAGGAGGCCCTGGTATTCGGAAGGCTCACATTCAAGAGACCCGGACACGCTGGTATCGGACGCTGTCGCCATCTCGACGCGGGTTGCACATTCGTTTATTCGGGTTGGTCAACTGGAGCTCTTCGGTCGCCGTGCACGCAAGAAAGAACACCCGCAAGCGATGGAAGAGCTTGAGCAGATTGTGTTGCACCTGATCGACCGTGAATACGGTGACGTTATCGATCAGAACCTGGCAACCAGCGAAAAAGTAGTGTTGCTTGCGCGTGAGTTTCGCGGTCGACTCACATCGCTTGTAGCGAACTGGATTCGTGTCGGCTACTGCCAGGGAAACTTCAACAGTGACAACTGTGCAGCCGGCGGTTTCACCTTAGACTACGGTCCCTTCGGATTCTGCGATGTATTTGATCCGCAGTACCAGCCGTGGACGGGCGGCGGACATCACTTCTCGTTCCTGAATCAGCCAGAAGCCGCCGAACGTAACTTCCACACGTTTTGTTCGGCGTTACGCCCGTTGTTGACGGCGCATCAGGACTGTCTAATTGAGCTCGACGAGATCCAAAGTGATTTTCCGAAAGCAATACAAACGCAAATGAAGAAAATGTGGGCGTCCAAACTTGGACTCGCCACTTTTAACCAAGGCTTGTTCAGTGAGCTCGAAACGTTGATGGTACAAACGCCTGTTGATTACACCATTTTCTTTCGCCAGCTCTCTACGGTGCCCGACAGCATTTGCGTACTTAAAAAAAGCTTTTACAAAGCTTCAGATTGTGAAGCAGACCTCGAAGGCATTTACAAGCGTTGGGAAGAGTGGCTCACAAAATGGCAAACGCTTGTCGGTATTGTCGGCACAACCGACGCAACGTTAACTACGCATGGTGTTCGTGAGGAACTCTCTCAACAGATGAAACTCGTCAACCCGAAATACAGTTTGCGGGAGTGGTTCGTTGTGCCTGCGTATCAGCAAGCAGCTGCCGGTAATTACTCTCTACTTCGAGAACTGCAGGAAGTCATGACCCAGCCATACGCAGAGCAATCGAAAGACATAGAAGAAAAATACTATCAGTTGAAGCCGTTGCAGTTCTTCGAAGTTGGCGGGTCGTCGTATTATAGCTGCTCGTCATGA
- a CDS encoding tetratricopeptide repeat protein, whose amino-acid sequence MADQLNEKKAFLAWEESVEALQTDAGHGSARAQRLLAIRYLRGRGVPKDETIAFYWMQLAAQQNFALAHRSLGELYENGSGIALDMTLAGHWYRLAAEQGDPIAKKHLQRLAQPNT is encoded by the coding sequence ATGGCTGATCAGCTTAACGAAAAAAAAGCGTTTTTGGCATGGGAAGAATCGGTGGAGGCTTTACAAACCGATGCTGGACACGGCTCCGCCCGTGCGCAACGTTTATTGGCGATACGATACTTGCGCGGCCGTGGAGTGCCTAAAGATGAGACCATCGCTTTTTATTGGATGCAGCTCGCCGCACAACAAAATTTTGCTTTAGCACACCGTAGTCTGGGCGAACTTTACGAAAATGGCTCAGGTATCGCGCTGGATATGACCCTGGCGGGCCATTGGTATCGTCTTGCAGCAGAGCAGGGCGATCCCATAGCTAAAAAACATTTGCAACGTTTAGCACAGCCAAACACGTGA
- a CDS encoding MarR family winged helix-turn-helix transcriptional regulator, whose translation MNYSSERIADLLVHLVRRSVQRSASELTSAQWSALRFFAHANNFSRQPSAFASFHCTTRGTASQTVKSLVKLGYLERSRGLSDRRSAVFDVTSPGMEALNTDPLKTLVQTIDDLPQEQRESLCASLLTFNKGSQEVGAKTQFGTCINCKHFRQSCLNSGFCNHSAAALDVYEIDKLCCKFSSI comes from the coding sequence ATGAATTATTCATCTGAACGTATAGCTGACCTATTGGTTCACCTTGTGCGACGCTCAGTTCAGCGTTCGGCCTCTGAACTGACAAGTGCGCAGTGGTCTGCCTTGCGCTTTTTTGCCCACGCAAACAACTTCTCCCGGCAACCTTCCGCTTTTGCCAGTTTCCATTGCACCACCCGAGGCACAGCCTCTCAAACCGTAAAGTCCTTGGTGAAGCTCGGGTATCTGGAGCGCAGCCGTGGACTGAGTGATCGACGCAGTGCTGTCTTCGACGTAACGTCGCCTGGCATGGAAGCCCTGAATACCGACCCACTAAAGACGTTGGTTCAAACAATTGATGACTTACCTCAAGAGCAGCGCGAATCCCTGTGCGCTTCCCTGCTAACATTCAACAAGGGATCTCAGGAAGTTGGCGCGAAGACACAATTCGGGACTTGCATAAACTGTAAACACTTCAGACAAAGCTGCCTGAACTCTGGGTTTTGTAATCATTCTGCGGCGGCGCTGGATGTCTATGAAATAGACAAACTGTGTTGCAAGTTCTCAAGCATTTGA
- a CDS encoding response regulator has translation MKTLTTGEIAKICDVHLRTAIRWIERGDLKGFKLPGRGNNRVRHEDFIEFLNQHGMPIPEEFRTDNSKRILIVDDESLLAKSIQRVLKGAGYDTMIATDGFSAGSKLNSEKPALMTLDLSMPGIDGYGILEFVRASDKLKNIKILIISALDEEQLQATIAKGADSFLQKPFANSDLLKAVEQLIN, from the coding sequence ATGAAAACTCTCACAACAGGAGAGATTGCTAAAATATGCGATGTCCATCTAAGAACGGCCATTCGCTGGATTGAGCGCGGCGATCTAAAAGGCTTCAAGTTACCTGGACGAGGCAATAACCGTGTCCGCCATGAAGACTTTATTGAGTTTCTTAATCAACATGGAATGCCAATACCCGAGGAGTTCAGAACCGATAATTCCAAGCGCATTTTGATTGTCGATGATGAGTCACTCCTTGCTAAATCTATACAGCGAGTTCTCAAAGGCGCAGGCTATGACACGATGATTGCCACTGATGGATTTTCAGCAGGCTCTAAGCTTAATAGTGAAAAACCCGCACTGATGACCCTTGATCTGAGTATGCCAGGAATAGATGGTTATGGCATATTAGAATTTGTCCGAGCATCTGACAAACTCAAAAACATTAAAATCTTGATCATTTCAGCACTAGATGAAGAACAGCTACAGGCCACAATTGCAAAAGGTGCAGATTCTTTTTTACAGAAACCTTTTGCTAATAGCGACCTACTAAAAGCCGTTGAGCAACTTATTAATTAA
- a CDS encoding sensor histidine kinase yields the protein MTDNHYKIAYEREKKNRLLAEALLEEKSRSLYLSNQELAESNQHLKLHQTIILRNEKLATIGTLSAGIAHEINNPLSFISSNIEMLKTYWASCTDMFSLLQKLMQTAAFSDEVTLHLNTFIESHDMIFIHEETPELLSDTVDGLVRIKEIVNNLRIFAHSQPTDYSEADINQGIRNTLKILNSQIIDAQVSIKLDLKPIASVMCNLGEINQVLLNLIVNATHAMEKSPIKQLTISSQSDSDQIIIIVSDTGCGISKSKLGDIFSPFFTTKEVGKGTGMGLSIAHGIIENHGGEIEFTSKQGEGATFIVKLPTMINNQPKE from the coding sequence ATGACTGATAACCATTATAAGATTGCATACGAGCGTGAGAAAAAAAACAGATTACTAGCTGAGGCATTGCTTGAAGAAAAATCCCGCTCACTCTACCTCTCTAATCAAGAGCTTGCCGAGAGCAATCAGCACCTTAAACTACACCAAACCATTATTCTTCGTAATGAAAAACTCGCCACTATTGGCACACTTTCAGCCGGAATCGCGCATGAGATAAACAATCCTCTGTCATTCATCTCTAGTAATATTGAAATGCTCAAGACCTATTGGGCATCCTGCACGGATATGTTTTCTTTACTACAGAAGTTAATGCAAACGGCGGCTTTTTCAGATGAGGTCACCTTGCACTTGAATACATTTATAGAGAGTCATGACATGATCTTCATCCATGAAGAGACACCTGAGCTTCTCTCTGACACAGTCGATGGACTCGTACGCATTAAAGAAATTGTCAATAACCTTCGTATTTTTGCACATAGTCAACCTACCGATTACTCAGAGGCGGATATAAATCAGGGCATCCGCAACACACTTAAAATACTGAATAGCCAGATTATCGACGCTCAGGTGAGTATAAAGTTAGATTTAAAACCAATCGCAAGTGTTATGTGTAATCTTGGCGAAATTAATCAGGTTTTACTGAATTTAATTGTCAATGCAACACATGCAATGGAAAAATCCCCAATAAAACAACTCACCATATCAAGCCAAAGCGATTCAGATCAGATCATAATTATTGTCTCGGATACTGGGTGTGGAATTTCTAAAAGTAAACTCGGTGACATTTTTTCGCCTTTCTTTACGACAAAAGAAGTCGGCAAAGGAACGGGGATGGGATTATCAATTGCCCACGGTATTATCGAAAATCATGGTGGCGAAATTGAGTTCACAAGCAAGCAAGGAGAAGGAGCTACATTTATAGTAAAATTACCCACAATGATTAATAATCAGCCGAAGGAATGA